The window GTGGAGCCAACGAACACAACGTCATAACCGGTGCACAGCGTTCCACGGAAACGCGCGGTTATGGAAACTTGACTCAGCGTCCACAGCGCACTCACACCCGGCGGCCCGGAGGGTTCAGCTCTTTGCAGCGTTTTGACCTGCACCTGTCGGGGAGGGGCCGGCCGCGACCGCCCGGCGGGTCGCCGCGGAGCCGGGCGCGCCGAGGGCGGACGGCGGCGCGGGGGCGGCCTGGTTGGCCGGGGCGGCGGGGGCCGACGGGGCCGTAGAGTCCGGGGTGCCCGGGCGGCTGGGGCCGGTGATGCTGCCGTCGGTGTTGCGGACCGGCAGCGCCTCGGCGCCGTCCGAGGTGACCCGGGTGGCGCCGATGTACTCCTTGCTGTCGATCTTGTCGTAGCGGATCACCGCGCCGGTGTGCGGGGCGTTGATCATGTAACCGCCGCCGACGTAGATGCCGACGTGGTGGATGGTGCGCGGGTCGCCCAGGTCGGTCGCCCAGAACACCAGGTCCCCCGGGCGGAGCTGGTCGCGCGAGGGGTGCTGCCCGGCGTACCACTGGTCGTTGGCGACCCGGGGGAGCGTGATGCCCACGCTGGCGTACGCCGCCTGGGTCAGCCCGGAGCAGTCGAACCGCCCGTTCTGCGAGGGCAGGCCCTCGCCGCCCCACAGGTACGGGGTGCCGAGCTTGGTCTGGGCGAAGTAGATCGCCCCGGCCGACTGCTGGGAGACGGCCACCGGCGCGGTCGGCGCGGTGAAGCTGCGGGCCATGGCCTGGATGTTCTTCACATAGCCCTGGGTCTCCTTGTACGGCGGGATCCCGCCGTACTTCGTGACCGCGTACGGGCCGGCGTTGTAGGCGGCCAGCAGGTTGGCCTGGCGGTCGCCCGGGACCTTGGCGACGTCGTCGGCGAGTGCGCAGTCGAACGTGGCGGCCGAGGCGATCGCGTCCAGCGGGTCCCAGACATCCTTCTTGCCGTCATTGTTGCCGTCCGTGCCGTATGTTCCCCAAGTGGCCGGCATGAACTGCGCCATTCCCTGCGCGCCGACCGGCGATCGGGCACCCGGGTCAAAGCCGCTTTCCTGGTACAGCTGCGCCGCGAGCATCGGCGGGGAGATCTCCGGGCAGAGCGAGCCCCACTGCTGGATCGGCCCCTGGTAGGCCGCCGGAACGGTGCCCGGGGAGAGCGTGGCGCGATTGGCCGACTGCTGCGGCGCACCACTGGCCGCATACGTCGCAACCGTGACCAGCCCGATGAAGCCGACCGCTACAACTCCCGCAGCGGCGGCGGCCGTACCGGCCTTCCGGAGTACCATCAGCACCATCCCGACGAATCGTCAGTCGAAGTGTCCCGGAAGGCGTTGCTCACCGCAATCATCAGAGATACAAAGAGTGAGCGCTATCCTTCGTACGGTGGACATCCTCGCGTACGTGTCCGGTGCCGCACGACCAATCCGCGAGAAGCAGCCAAGTCGACATCAGATCTGGCCAAGAATAGGTACCGACCCTTCGCGCGGACGGGGTCTGGGCCCTTGAATTTGCCTGATCGGGCGGTGAGATGGAAATGAACCTGAGCAGCGTGGACAGACTCGCGATCGGCCACCTGGCCGAAGACCCTCCTAAGAAGCCGAATATCGACACCATCATCGGCGGGATCGCCCCGGACTGGGGCCCGTTCGCGAGTCTCGGGTCGGAGGCCCGGGTGATGGTCGAGGTCGTCATGGCCGTGGCGATCCTGGCCTGCCTCGGCCTGGCCGTCTGGGGCGCGGCCAAGCAGCGGATCGGTGCGACCGCGATGCGGGACAGCTTCGGTGCCGAACAGGGCAAGGGACTGATCATCGCCGGGCTGACCGGCGTGTTCATCATTGGATCACTTGGCACTCTGTTCACCATTGTGTACGGCATGGCCATCTGACGATCGGACAGTTCGGGCGCGCGTGGGCGGCACGGCTGTCCGCCCGCCCGGCCGCCGGTTCCGTCGGAGCCCTCGTCGGGAGTCCACCCCACCACCCCTCCCTCCGCGCCCGCCCACGGGCGGAGGGGCCCCCGGAGCCTCCCCGGCTCCCAGCACCAGGAGGGCCGCCGTGCCGTTGTCCGACGACCAGCCGCACACCCGTACGCGGCTGCCGGTCGGCGAACAGCCCTCGTCCCAGCCGACCGCCCGTCAGCCCCGACCGCTGCGGACCCTGCTGGCCGTCCTGGTGGTCGTGACCCTGCTCGTGGTGGCGATCTCCATCGCCAACCGCGGCAAGGCCGACCCCGGCTCCGGGCCCGCCCGCTCGGCCGACGGCGTCGCCCCCACGGCCGCCTCCGGCGCCGGGCCGGCGCCCAGCGGGGACCAGCCCGTCGGCACCACGACCAACGGGATCGCCGGCGGCTTCCCGCACACCGACCAGGGCGCGCAGTCGGCCGCCACCAACTACGCGGTCGCCATCGGCTCGGCCGACATGTTCCGCACCGACAGCCGCCACACCATCGTGGCCACCATCGCCGACCCGTCGGCCGTC of the Kitasatospora sp. NBC_01246 genome contains:
- a CDS encoding C40 family peptidase; translation: MVLRKAGTAAAAAGVVAVGFIGLVTVATYAASGAPQQSANRATLSPGTVPAAYQGPIQQWGSLCPEISPPMLAAQLYQESGFDPGARSPVGAQGMAQFMPATWGTYGTDGNNDGKKDVWDPLDAIASAATFDCALADDVAKVPGDRQANLLAAYNAGPYAVTKYGGIPPYKETQGYVKNIQAMARSFTAPTAPVAVSQQSAGAIYFAQTKLGTPYLWGGEGLPSQNGRFDCSGLTQAAYASVGITLPRVANDQWYAGQHPSRDQLRPGDLVFWATDLGDPRTIHHVGIYVGGGYMINAPHTGAVIRYDKIDSKEYIGATRVTSDGAEALPVRNTDGSITGPSRPGTPDSTAPSAPAAPANQAAPAPPSALGAPGSAATRRAVAAGPSPTGAGQNAAKS